From one bacterium genomic stretch:
- a CDS encoding YicC/YloC family endoribonuclease, translating into MKRVIRSMTGFGTATADVAGGRFTVEIRSVNHRFSEAQVRLPRDLGALEERVRALVTEQIRRGRVEVMISRDEGTRRPRAFRADVDLAASYTKALRDLAASVGVSGEISLAQLAALPDVLRLEEDRVEVEAFWPALESAVRGAVGALVGMRMAEGARLAEDILARALALERTAEAIAGRSRGVVQAYRERLSGRLAELLGDTQVDEARIAAEIAVFADRSDITEELTRLRSHLEQFRQVVTADDGAVGRKLEFILQEMGRETNTVGSKANDLEITRAVIEMKGEIESLREQIQNIE; encoded by the coding sequence GTGAAACGCGTGATCCGCAGCATGACCGGGTTCGGGACTGCCACCGCCGATGTTGCAGGCGGGCGGTTCACCGTGGAGATCAGGTCGGTGAATCACCGGTTCAGCGAGGCCCAGGTGCGTCTCCCGCGCGACCTCGGTGCGCTGGAGGAACGCGTGCGCGCGCTGGTAACAGAGCAGATCCGCCGGGGCCGCGTTGAGGTGATGATCTCACGCGACGAGGGCACGCGCCGTCCGCGCGCGTTTCGCGCCGATGTGGATCTTGCCGCTTCCTACACGAAGGCCCTGCGGGATCTGGCAGCAAGTGTGGGGGTGAGCGGAGAGATCAGCTTGGCCCAGCTCGCCGCCCTACCTGATGTGCTGCGCCTGGAAGAGGACCGCGTAGAGGTGGAAGCGTTCTGGCCCGCGCTCGAATCGGCGGTCCGGGGCGCAGTTGGGGCGCTGGTGGGAATGCGCATGGCTGAGGGCGCGCGGCTCGCCGAGGACATTCTGGCCCGCGCACTCGCGTTGGAACGGACGGCGGAGGCGATCGCCGGGCGGAGCCGTGGGGTGGTGCAGGCCTACCGAGAGCGGCTGAGTGGGCGGCTGGCCGAGCTCTTGGGCGATACGCAGGTGGACGAGGCCCGGATCGCCGCTGAAATCGCGGTCTTCGCGGATAGGAGCGACATCACCGAGGAGCTGACGCGGCTGCGCAGCCACCTGGAACAGTTTCGCCAGGTGGTGACCGCGGATGATGGCGCGGTGGGACGGAAGCTGGAGTTCATCCTTCAGGAGATGGGCCGCGAGACCAACACCGTAGGATCCAAGGCCAACGACCTGGAGATCACCCGCGCCGTGATCGAGATGAAGGGCGAGATCGAGAGTCTGCGCGAGCAGATTCAGAACATCGAGTAG
- the priA gene encoding primosomal protein N': MQGDGPVLIALDLPLRAGDAAFTFSAGAAAGAPRGSGVIVAFGRRLLPGIVLGEGAPRKGLRPVLALAGAAPLVPPEVVDLAEWVAAEYLSSIGEALAAAVPWDALWSGVRLRCEGGEAVNQPAPARAALEAMERKPVSLVRAARLLAPAWETLGPIAESRVLKAIWAAARGGASGVGAVQPGGAAQTQAGSGLCVAVREAMSGGPRQILVAGWSRTPAYLAAIRCARAAGWSTVAAFASVDAASEFAQAADHAGLEPVLSHGDLPAAARLGAWRRAMGARQVLAVGTRGAVFAPVAGPVLAIVDDEDGSGHKEERAPRYVTRAVAAERTRAAGVLVVGATTPPVATYAGVRDGSLRLVALPSPRVRLGIIDLRRRPDPRQEISRPLQDAVLSTARRRGRVVLICDRKGYAGGLQCGECGVVAQCRRCGVAMPYDRSRRRLRCRFCALTEAAPHVCSRCGAARLMPVGAGSERLVALLRRITPAVWRFDSDVLGSGAEAAALLAPFRERGGVLVATSLVLPHLGALRPDLVGFVAADRMLHRPEYRAAERALALIRTVGMATRALVLVETADPSHPAVRAVTAPSLRPFYAGELEMREALGYPPFRSLTALRITARAQAAAEAVAARLAAGATPEVEILGPIPEAGAPWEGRARWEIVIKAAGRSAANRLVRPLLLGIGVPRDVRISADADPHDL, from the coding sequence ATGCAGGGTGACGGTCCTGTTCTTATTGCGCTCGACCTTCCGCTGCGAGCCGGGGACGCCGCGTTCACTTTCTCAGCCGGCGCGGCCGCGGGCGCGCCGCGCGGGTCAGGGGTCATCGTGGCGTTCGGCCGTCGGCTCCTCCCCGGCATCGTGCTCGGAGAAGGCGCGCCGCGGAAGGGTCTTCGCCCTGTACTGGCGCTGGCCGGTGCAGCCCCGCTTGTTCCCCCCGAAGTCGTAGATCTGGCCGAGTGGGTCGCGGCGGAATACCTTTCCTCGATTGGGGAAGCCCTGGCAGCCGCAGTGCCGTGGGATGCGCTGTGGTCCGGCGTGCGGCTTCGCTGCGAGGGCGGGGAGGCCGTGAACCAGCCCGCACCGGCGAGGGCCGCGCTGGAGGCCATGGAGCGCAAGCCTGTATCGCTGGTGCGGGCGGCCCGCCTGCTTGCGCCGGCTTGGGAGACCCTAGGACCCATCGCGGAGAGCCGTGTCCTGAAGGCGATCTGGGCGGCGGCGAGGGGAGGTGCTTCCGGGGTTGGGGCGGTGCAGCCGGGGGGTGCGGCACAGACGCAGGCAGGCAGCGGTCTGTGCGTCGCGGTGCGCGAGGCGATGAGTGGCGGGCCGCGCCAGATCCTGGTCGCCGGATGGAGCAGGACCCCCGCGTACCTTGCGGCCATCCGGTGTGCGCGCGCGGCAGGGTGGTCCACAGTGGCGGCGTTTGCGTCCGTGGATGCCGCATCCGAGTTCGCCCAGGCCGCGGACCACGCGGGTCTGGAGCCCGTGCTGTCGCACGGAGATCTCCCGGCGGCGGCCCGGCTGGGCGCCTGGCGCCGCGCGATGGGCGCGCGGCAGGTACTGGCGGTCGGGACGCGCGGCGCCGTCTTCGCGCCGGTCGCAGGCCCCGTGCTCGCGATAGTGGACGATGAGGACGGCAGCGGCCACAAGGAGGAGCGCGCGCCGCGGTACGTGACGCGCGCGGTGGCCGCCGAGCGCACTCGGGCCGCGGGCGTCCTGGTGGTCGGGGCAACCACGCCTCCGGTAGCCACCTACGCCGGTGTGCGCGATGGCAGCCTGCGCCTAGTCGCGCTCCCGTCGCCGCGCGTCCGCCTCGGCATTATTGACCTCCGGCGCCGCCCGGATCCGCGGCAGGAGATCAGCCGCCCGCTCCAGGACGCCGTTTTGAGCACCGCGCGGCGCCGCGGCCGCGTCGTGCTGATCTGCGACCGCAAGGGCTATGCCGGAGGCCTGCAGTGCGGGGAGTGCGGTGTGGTGGCGCAGTGCCGCCGGTGCGGTGTGGCGATGCCCTACGACCGCAGCCGGCGCCGGCTGCGCTGCAGGTTCTGCGCGCTGACCGAGGCCGCGCCCCACGTCTGCTCGCGATGCGGCGCCGCCCGCCTAATGCCGGTGGGCGCCGGCTCCGAGCGTCTCGTTGCGCTCCTGCGCCGGATCACCCCTGCGGTCTGGAGGTTTGACAGCGATGTCCTCGGTTCGGGCGCCGAAGCCGCCGCGCTGCTCGCGCCGTTTCGTGAGCGCGGCGGCGTGCTGGTCGCCACCTCCCTGGTGCTGCCCCATCTGGGGGCACTCCGGCCCGATCTCGTCGGCTTCGTGGCGGCCGACAGGATGCTGCACCGGCCCGAGTACCGGGCCGCGGAGCGGGCGCTGGCGTTGATCCGGACCGTGGGCATGGCAACCCGGGCGCTGGTGCTCGTAGAGACCGCCGATCCCTCCCATCCGGCCGTTCGCGCCGTCACCGCTCCCAGTCTCAGGCCGTTCTACGCCGGGGAACTCGAAATGCGCGAGGCGCTGGGCTATCCACCGTTCCGGTCCCTGACGGCGCTCCGCATAACCGCCCGGGCACAGGCGGCCGCCGAGGCCGTCGCGGCCCGGCTCGCCGCCGGCGCGACGCCGGAGGTCGAGATCCTGGGCCCGATCCCGGAGGCAGGCGCGCCGTGGGAGGGGAGGGCGCGCTGGGAGATCGTCATCAAGGCCGCCGGCCGCTCGGCCGCGAACCGCCTGGTGCGGCCCCTGCTGCTGGGGATCGGCGTGCCCCGTGACGTGCGGATCAGCGCCGATGCCGACCCGCACGACCTATGA
- a CDS encoding NFACT family protein, which yields MGTTAPRTVIPHSSFDSVVLAAVVSECQDLVGARLQQVLPSGLNGLALALRTGGRTHRLLLSTHPRFGRVHLVEALEPAAPVPFAQLVRGRLEGARLTAVATVEFERIFTCTFETLEGPYDLIAEIMGRHSNLILCAGGVIVGALKQIGPDRSRVREVLPHRPYTPPPQMRPTPVTVAAVELAERGDRPAWRAVFEAVSGIGPALAWEACVRAGAAPDGPLDEDAAVKVASSLHAIGSAVAAARFDPVLYRGPDGAPAAYAPFPMVSLEHLQPERSSMSAAVEAVAQSAVGRARFEETRQGLAATVRQALDRLHRTLAAVAEDAQEAEGADRLREQGELILAYLSQIAPRAAVLEVPGFDGRPVSIPLDPTRSGVENAQACFKRYAKAAAARRRLPERQAALETDRAFLEESATTIAQAEDADDLWEVEQDLISSGVRKRARPAGRPRAVASGRSFDLPGGLRVQVGRSARENDHLTFEVAGPDDLWLHARGMPGAHVILTGARGQPGEESVLAAARIAAYYSDGRSATRVPVDVTKRRFVRRIRGGRPGQVHYSGERTLAVAPGLPPRPSTH from the coding sequence ATGGGTACAACCGCGCCCCGAACAGTCATTCCTCATTCGTCCTTCGACAGCGTGGTCCTGGCCGCGGTCGTCTCCGAGTGCCAGGATCTGGTGGGCGCGCGGCTTCAACAGGTCCTCCCCTCCGGGCTGAACGGCCTGGCGCTCGCGCTGCGCACCGGCGGCCGAACCCACAGGTTGCTGCTCTCAACGCACCCCCGCTTCGGCCGGGTCCACCTAGTGGAGGCGCTCGAACCGGCGGCCCCTGTTCCATTCGCGCAGCTCGTCCGCGGCCGGCTGGAGGGAGCGCGGCTGACGGCGGTCGCAACTGTGGAGTTCGAGCGAATCTTCACCTGCACGTTTGAAACGCTCGAAGGTCCCTACGACCTGATCGCGGAGATCATGGGCCGGCACTCCAACCTGATCCTCTGCGCCGGCGGTGTCATCGTGGGCGCGCTCAAGCAGATCGGCCCGGACCGGTCGCGCGTGCGCGAGGTCCTTCCCCACCGGCCCTACACCCCCCCCCCGCAGATGCGGCCTACCCCAGTAACGGTCGCCGCGGTCGAGCTGGCCGAACGAGGGGATCGGCCTGCCTGGCGCGCGGTGTTCGAGGCGGTCTCAGGCATCGGTCCTGCCCTGGCGTGGGAAGCCTGCGTGAGGGCCGGCGCGGCTCCTGATGGTCCGCTGGATGAGGATGCCGCGGTCAAGGTGGCGTCATCGCTGCACGCGATCGGATCCGCGGTCGCGGCGGCAAGGTTCGACCCGGTGCTGTACCGCGGTCCGGACGGCGCGCCGGCAGCGTACGCGCCGTTCCCGATGGTCAGTCTGGAACACCTGCAACCGGAGCGGTCCTCGATGAGCGCAGCCGTGGAAGCGGTGGCACAAAGCGCAGTCGGGCGGGCACGTTTCGAGGAGACACGCCAGGGACTTGCCGCAACGGTCCGGCAGGCACTGGATCGTCTTCACCGCACCCTGGCCGCCGTGGCCGAGGACGCGCAGGAAGCCGAAGGCGCCGACCGGTTGCGGGAGCAAGGTGAGCTGATTCTGGCGTACCTCTCGCAGATCGCGCCCAGAGCCGCGGTGCTGGAGGTACCGGGATTCGACGGCCGGCCGGTGAGCATCCCCCTGGACCCGACGCGTTCCGGGGTGGAGAACGCCCAGGCCTGCTTCAAGCGCTACGCGAAGGCGGCCGCGGCCCGCCGGCGCCTGCCGGAACGGCAGGCCGCACTGGAGACCGACCGCGCCTTCCTCGAGGAGTCCGCCACGACGATCGCTCAGGCGGAGGACGCGGACGATCTCTGGGAGGTCGAGCAGGACCTGATCTCATCCGGCGTCAGGAAGCGGGCGCGGCCTGCCGGACGGCCGCGGGCGGTCGCCTCCGGCCGCTCCTTCGACCTGCCCGGCGGCCTGCGGGTCCAGGTGGGCCGCAGCGCGCGGGAGAACGACCACCTGACCTTCGAGGTCGCCGGCCCGGACGACCTCTGGCTGCACGCCCGGGGTATGCCGGGCGCACACGTGATCCTAACAGGTGCGCGCGGGCAGCCGGGAGAGGAATCGGTCCTGGCCGCGGCGCGGATCGCGGCCTACTACAGCGACGGCCGGTCCGCCACGCGCGTACCGGTGGACGTGACGAAGCGCCGGTTCGTGCGCCGCATCCGGGGCGGCCGGCCCGGCCAGGTACACTACAGCGGCGAACGGACGCTTGCGGTGGCGCCGGGTCTGCCCCCCCGGCCTTCCACCCACTGA
- a CDS encoding AAA family ATPase codes for MIVAIGGPIGVGKSTVARGLAERLGIPCVSAGGVFRELATRRGVSVVELNRMAEGDPSIDRDLDRLQAELARSGPCVVESRLAGWMIEADFKVWLDAPLEVRAARVAGREGKDAGEAREELLVRERSEWSRYKTLYGIDLADRAPFHLVVDTSHWSPEVIVEALVLLSRGLRAVSEAR; via the coding sequence GTGATCGTTGCCATCGGCGGACCCATCGGTGTGGGGAAGAGCACGGTGGCGCGCGGGCTGGCCGAACGGTTGGGGATTCCGTGCGTCTCGGCCGGCGGCGTCTTTCGGGAGCTGGCGACCCGGCGCGGGGTTTCGGTCGTAGAGCTCAACCGCATGGCAGAGGGCGACCCGTCCATTGACCGCGACCTCGACCGGCTGCAGGCCGAGTTGGCCCGATCCGGGCCGTGTGTCGTGGAGTCGCGCCTGGCCGGGTGGATGATAGAGGCCGACTTCAAGGTGTGGCTCGACGCGCCTCTGGAGGTCCGCGCGGCCCGCGTGGCCGGACGGGAAGGAAAGGACGCCGGGGAAGCCCGCGAGGAGTTGCTGGTGCGCGAACGCAGCGAGTGGTCGCGCTACAAGACCCTCTACGGCATTGACCTCGCCGACCGTGCGCCTTTTCACCTGGTCGTGGACACGAGTCACTGGAGTCCCGAGGTCATTGTCGAGGCCCTGGTTCTGCTGTCGCGCGGGCTGCGCGCGGTCTCCGAAGCGAGATGA
- a CDS encoding DUF370 domain-containing protein: METRLINIGHGNILAANRIVAIISPDSAPVKRIVQESRERGSLIDATYGRRTRSVVITDSGHVVLSAVQPETLANRYAAREAGEDPAE; the protein is encoded by the coding sequence ATGGAAACCCGCCTGATCAACATAGGTCACGGCAACATCCTGGCCGCCAACCGGATCGTGGCCATCATCAGCCCCGACTCGGCGCCGGTAAAGCGCATCGTCCAGGAATCCCGGGAGCGCGGGAGCTTGATAGATGCGACCTACGGCCGCCGCACGCGTTCCGTGGTGATCACGGACAGCGGTCACGTGGTGCTATCGGCGGTACAGCCGGAGACGCTGGCCAACCGCTACGCCGCGCGCGAGGCGGGCGAGGACCCGGCCGAGTGA